In Setaria italica strain Yugu1 chromosome I, Setaria_italica_v2.0, whole genome shotgun sequence, the genomic window CGCCAGATGTCGACTTTTTATACCGGCAGCCTACAAGGGGATACCCGAGGTAGTCTATTTGTCGatgggggatcgccggatctGGAACCTGAAGGTAAAAACGAGGACagaagacacggatttatacaagtttaggccgctagagtagcgtccCTATATCCtgtttgggtgttgtatattgcgccctgtgcttgggtgttgaggtatgaggatTTGCCCTCATGTTGTgcctgccgatctaggtacccttgccctcctttatatactccagggggcaagagtactagtcggattataaggaggagtcctagtaggggtacacgggactagtcctagtaggattacaggggaatcctagtaggagtccgacttcttccttccttgcgggtacttgggatctatccccgacaggcGGGTCAAAAGTTACCGACATATAACCGTTGTCTCACATGTCACCTCCTTCACTCTTCGTCTTAATAATTATCCCATTCCACTTGCTCCACATACTGAAAACTATCTTGACTTAGGTTCAAGAGTCACCACACGATCCTCCGTCACATAGATGATGTTTATGTCCACATCTATCTTGCCCCACTATAACAAAGAATATTTTAAATGTATGAGTACGAAGGTACTACACAAGAAAAGTAGTATTAGCAATCAACAATGATGCATGATAATTAAGTTGGGTTAAAAGTGTTATTATTGTATTTTCATTGGTTATGTAGATCATAATATGTGTTTTTCACCCTCCTCATATCTATCACCAACAATCTTCATAAAATCTTTAACCCCATTTTCATGTTTGTGGATAAACAGTGCACAACGTTTATCCAACATCTGCCCATCTGCCAAATGTTCATTGTTAAGCTTTCATATAAACCATTTGGGAAGCACCAAAATGAATTGAGGCAATTCAACTACTCATTACTGACCGGATTAATGCATTGCTGCGGGGAGCATTAGGTTTGTGCCGTTGCGGGCCACCACAGGATAGAGCCCTGGATCTGTGCTGGAGTGCTTTGTCATCTCTTTGTTCTTCTTTCCCTTTAGTTGGACCGCAGCAGTGAGTAAAACAAAATTTGATCGGAGTGCGGGCTTTTCTCATGCCAAGTACCAAAAGCAACTCACATAACACTTACATGGACCCCCGTGGGGTCATACTTAATATAATAATATACAATTTTAAGGTGAGAGGGAAACAAGCTCAATACTGAGCTCACTGGTAGTGCTAAGTCTTCTTATTCTATCAGTAATAGGTTTGACCCTAGGGATGAGCacttttccattttattttgcCTCCTTATTTTTCACCTTATCTTTACATGTGGGACTCTGCATGGTTGGTATATGATATTTTGCATACCTTATTTTATCACAAAACTGTTGTGTAACACTAAGTGACTTTTTCTGTTTGGCCTCGGTGATAATTTTTATGCCATTTTGTATCTTCATCACTAAAATTATTGGGCTGCAATATTTTATGAATTATTTGTCACAATTTTTTCTACCATAAATTTTTTACCATAAATCAACAAATTTTTTGCAGTGAAGTGGGAGGGGGAAAAACTCCATTGTCCTCCCGCAAAAAGAAGGCATTGAACACAACATCTAAAGTATCTCACATGTAACTCCACCGGTCCTCCATCGACTGATCAACTGATAGCACTTGAAAGTTTCCGGTGACCATAAATAATAAAACACATTGCAACCAACAAGATGAGTAACATTCCCTTAAGCAATGGTTGAGCATCTTCTATCCACTAAAGTACCTCCTTTTAAACCAAATAACCAACTAGAGGGACACTAGCTGATATCCTTGTTTATTGCCAGTCCTAGTTCAGCAGCAGGGCGTACCCAAGATTTTGAGATCCTAATATAAAACACCAATGGGATTTCTAGGGAAATACAAATAGCCAAAATGTATGTAGATTTTAGTATACAAATGCATGCTATTTTGCAATATTAACAACTACAATACCATTCATGGTAAATGAGTAAAGGGAAAATCTTCCTTATTACCAGTATCTTCTTATCTTCTAAGTAAAAAAGCATCATTTATCTGGTATTCTATTAACTAATATTTTCAATTATTATCATATTTTATCTTCTCTAAACATTCTTTTCAAGTGCAATAGCTGCCAATCCATTAGGTCTTTCCTATGTCTTAGTACTGCGCATGTACAACTTGAACAACTTTAATTTTGAAATATTTCATTCTGTGTATGCAACTGTCAAAGGAACATCTAGCAAAATTGCGTCTGCAATAAGggtattaagaaaaaaaaacccatTCGTTTCATGAACTCCAGAATATCAAGGGGGCCCATGTCTTGGTTAGGGATGAAATATTGGAGGAACTTTGATTTCGCATGTAATTCTTTGCCATCAATATTAGTACTTTTACCACTCTTAAGTGACACCTCAAGACATGAAGACAAAAGGAGCCCAAGTAAACAAAAACCAAAAGTATTTCTGTACCCTTTCTTGTTGAAACCTCCTAGCTAGTGAAATTGTGAAGCAATAGCCTGATCAACAATGGGTAGAAAAAATAATTGACACTAATTGCCTCCTCTGCAAATTGTGAAGCAATAGATGCATCATCAGGATCCCATCAAATTGTCTTCCTTTTGATTTCAAGCGGTAGGGAATGCAAACTCAATATCCGTCTCACATGCTATTTCTTTAATAAATTATAATGCATTTGAAAAATCAATTTCTTGTACCGTGTGGGACATAAACGAACCCCATTGCAGCAAGAAGGGAGATTAATCAACAAGAAATTAGGCTAGTTGAGGATTGTATATGAGCCTTTTGCACCCAGAGACCCATGGTGttttggggggtggggggtaGGGTGCCTAGGCCTTTAAGAAGGGGAACAACACTCAAGAGCATCACCAATGCAATGCCCCACACTAAAGACAAGCATCCATGTCGTGCTAGATAGTAGcatcttagggcctgtttggataccctgtgttaaaatttaacaagtgttaaagttttaacactcccaaatagagtgctaaagtttaacacattggggtgtttggatgatgtgttaaactttaacacctttggtgggaaatgactccattgcctcctcatttatggccggcggagagagagggaggagagagaaggggtaacctgAAAAAAAGTgaagagggggaccacttttaatacctttagcaagttttaacaccccctccatgtgtttatgaaaaatggggtgttaaactttaacaccccacttttaacacaagtgtttggatagaaaagtgttaaaaagtgttaaaaatggggtgttaaactttaacacccccttcccaaacaggaccttagtggTCTCTTCCATGCTTCTAGTGATTAACTCCTATTACCAGCAAAGGTAACACGAAGCACAATTGATAACATCTGAAAATACGCTTCATATCGCGGAGTGTGAAAACCTTGCCGACAATGCAAGGATTGTCTAACAACCACGCAAGGTTCAATTGCATAGCCATTGCTAACTTGCTATGTAATAGATGTGAGGAGAAACGAGTCATAAGAAAGGAAGGGAGAAGGTACGATACCATAGAAATTGCTTGGCTTTACCGTCTCGGAAAGCTGATCTGATTTTTGGATCGACGGAGGGGAAATGCCAGAGGTATAGATGGTCATAAGGCACGAGGCCCGTGGGCTAGCCCACGGCTAGAAAATTTGGCCCAGTACCAGCTCGGCCTGGCATGATCTTAGCCGTGCGCGAGCTAGTCCAGCCCGTCCTTAGTGCCAGGTCTGGGCCGCTGCGTCAGCCCAAgggccggcccggcctggcacgaTGGAGGTACGTTTAAGCATGTTTAGTTGTAATTTGTATATGTGTTTGTATGTGCATTAACTCTgaatatatatgcatatatgttTGTATGTATAATACCTCTAAATTTTTTCCTTCGAAAATTTAATTTGATCAAGGATTATTTTTAGCTGAGCCAAGCTAGAATGGGCACGATGGGCCTTCATGGGCCCGACGGGCCATCGGGCCGGCCCGGCAAGGCACGGTTATTATCTAGACCGCACCATGCCAGGCCTAAATGGGTCGGGCCAAACTATGCTCGGGCTAGGCCGGGTCGGACCGCCCGTTTGGCCATCTATAGCAAGAGGCGCGGAGAGTGATCACGCTTCGTGGATTTTCACACGTAATATGGGTGTGCGCGctccgtgggattcgaactcacgacctcaagcctcgcgcaaggcttccttaccatctcacctacacatcacatgtgatggaggtagatatgctttccttttgaagtaacccgtggaaagacctttagtaccaggtcataacatcacccggtactaaaagtgaccctttagtaccgggtcataacaagggtcacttttagtaccgggtgatgtTATGACCCGGGGATCCCAAATttgaacccggtactaatgttaacattagtatcgggtcaaatACAACCGGTTATAACCGGTATTAAGGCCGAAAACGAATGCttatatttctagtagtgatatATACGATTATGCGCATGATATTTGTCATAAGTTTTACTAGGATATTGTTAAAAAATTTATGCAtataatatatacatatatacgaTATTTACTTTGTAAAAtaattgaaagaaaaaaaaggaaaacacacAGAGGCAGGTGCGAGCGCGCAGCGCTGCTAGTCTAGTAGTCTGTGTGGGGCACATGGGTGTGGGCCGGCCGCTCACAGCGCGTGCTTGTATCGCGCGTCATGTAGAATCAAGTTGGCGCGCTAGATGATCCTTAATAAGATGATACCAAACCATTACTAATTTACTATCCGTTCTCAAATTGTaaatcgttttagcttttctacgtgcatagatgtttgtatgcacctagatatacattatATACATTGTACAggatgcacctagatatacattatATACATTGTACAGGATGATGCGTTGGGTTCCAAATTTTTCAATCTAGCATAGCTTTGAAGCCCAAAAGAATCAAATTTGttcccaaattgtagattatattttagcttttttacatgcatagatgtttgtatgcacctagatatacattatACCGAATGATGCGTTGGTTCAAATTTTTCAATCTAGCTTTGAAGCCcaaaaaatcaaatttgaagCAAACGACAAACTGatcaaagaaaaatcaaattcgaAGCTAACTCACGCATGACGTGGAGGCACCGCCGGATCACGATAAGCTTACACGCACACGACTTTCACCTTCCCACGACTCCATTGTCCACACTTCAAACACGTCAATCAATAGACCTCGAGTTGCGCGAAGCCAAAGCGTCCAAGCAactgctcctcctccgtcctcccCCCTCGCTCCCCACTTCCACCGCCCCGACTCCgatcccgcgccgccgcaccgccatGGACCGCGCCGACCCCGCGCGGGGCCGCCTCGCCGTGCTCTCTtcccacctcgccgccggcgccggggacgcGCCGGGGCTGGAGAGGGCGCCGGTGTCCTCGGCGGCCCCCGggccccgcgccggcgcgcTCACCGTGGTGGATGGGAGGACCGGGAAGCGCCACGAGGTCAAGGTCTCCGAGGACGGCACCGTGCGCGCCACCGACTTCAAGAAGGTACCTGCTGTAGTTCTGTAGCGAGCACGAATTGACGGTGCCTGCGGTGGCGCAGCGCCGTGATCCGCGGGGGTCTGAGAGTTCTGGGGTGCGATTGCCGTCGGGAAGTAGGCTGGCTTGCTGCGGGGACCGGTTGGATTACATTTAGTAGTATATTGGGGTTTCGATTGTGTCCTCCGCCCGTTCAGTAATTCTGATTGTGATGCGATTACTAGAGCAACTTGTGAATTTACCTGTCTACGCACAAATCATGATTCCTCGCACAAGTTCGTTGAGTTAGCTTTGGGAGACATTGCTGGTTATAGGTCCGGCTGGAGTTGCTCTGTAGTCTGTTCAAGTAGAAACTTGAAATTAGTACTACTACTAAGAAAGTAATTTCTGCAGCTCAAAAACTTGGTTGGTTGAATTACATGGTGCGGTTGCAGATATGGGAGCAATAGCTGATTATAAGTCCGGGTGAAGTTGCTCAGTATCTTAAGGCTTGAGTTGATTGAATTGCATGCTGTGGTTGTGACGGTGCTTGGATCCGCTACCTGAACCCTTGGTTATTTCtgcaaacatcatcatcatgccatTACTTTGTCTAGAAACATGCTACTTGCATAGAAATCGGCGACTTTCTGTGATGCTTCCTTTGCAACAATATAAGGACCAGGCAAAGGTTAGATGCTGATGCTTTTTGAAAATGATGCAGATTACCGCTGTCAAGGATGACAAGGGTCTTAAGATTTATGATCCTGGTTATCTCAATACAGCCCCAGTTCGTTCGACCATCTGCTACATTGACGGGGATGAGGGAATCCTTCGCTACAGGGGATATCCAATTGAAGAGTTGGCTGAAAGCAGTTCATTTGTAGAGGTGGCATACCTCTTAAGTAAGTGTTATTAGCCTGTTTTCCTGTTTAGTGTCAGTGTAACCCTGCTACCTTACAATCGTTTGGCTGACTAATGTGTTGTGTTCCCAGTGTATGGGAATTTACCTACTCAGAGCCAACTGGCAAGCTGGGAATTTGCTATTTCACAGCACTCTGCTGTTCCCCAAGGACTTCTGGTATGTTTTGATACCGTTTCTTTTTATAGCTTGGTACGATTGCAATATATTTAGTACAATTTCTGGGTTTGAGCTGGATTAAAATGTAACAAGTTGTCACTTTTTAATATTGCCAGGATATCATACAATCAATGCCCCATGATGCTCACCCCATGGGTGTCCTTGCCAGTGCAATGAGCACCCTTTCTGTCTTCCATCCTGATGCAAACCCTGCTCTTAGAGTAAGTATGCTGTCAAACTGCACCGTTCGAGACATGATTGTTGGACTAGTTCATTTTAGTGTGATACGATTAGCTGGAAGTTTGAACACTAGCTAGATTTTATATTTGAATATAATGTCTTGGACATTCACTGAACAAATTCTACAAATGTAGGGTCAAGATCTTTATAAGTCGAAGCAGGTGAGGGATAAGCAAATTGTGCGAGTACTTGGGAAGGTATGCCCAGCCATCTAGTTCCTTTAGTTAATGTTATGATTTTAGGATATTCATCCAATCAAGAGATGATGCAAACAGCAAACTAAAATGATTGTGAGTTTTCTATGCATGTGGCTTGACTCCTGATATTTGTTCAGGCACCAACGATAGCAGCTGCTGCCTACTTGAGATTAGCAGGAAGGCCTCCCATTCTCCCTTCAAATACACTTTCTTATTCAGAGAACTTCTTGTACATGCTGGACTCTTTGTAAGTTGCATCTCCTTCAGTACTGTAAACTTTGCGTTTTGATTTTACCATgtacatttattttccatgcatTTAACTCAATTCCATAACTGTAATATTAATACACATTTTCAAAATGAAAATAACTTTGCAGGGGTAACAAATCATATAAACCAAATCCTCGACTTGCGCGGGCTCTAGATATCCTATTCATTCTGCATGCGGAACATGAAATGAACTGCTCCACAGCTGCTGTTAGGCACCTTGCTTCAAGGTAAATCACTTTCTAAATTCACCTCAAAGCAGTGAGTATGGAACTGTTTCCTAATGAGATATATTATGTCTATAGTGGTGTTGATGTCTTCACTGCTCTTTCTGGTGGCGTTGGAGCTCTATATGGTCCACTGCATGGTGGTGCAAATGAGGTAAACCATATTGAACATTTCACCACTCTGGGTTCTTGCATTCTAAATTTTCTACATGTTTATGCTGGAAATTAGGCAAAAAGTATCCATTGTGATTGTTTTTCTAGAATCATCTAAACAAAGTTATCCATTTTGTTCTTATTTAACCTTTTTGTTTCTTAGCTATCTAGTTCAGCATGATTTCTTTTCTACATCCTTTGTCAAAAT contains:
- the LOC101771119 gene encoding citrate synthase 3, peroxisomal, giving the protein MDRADPARGRLAVLSSHLAAGAGDAPGLERAPVSSAAPGPRAGALTVVDGRTGKRHEVKVSEDGTVRATDFKKITAVKDDKGLKIYDPGYLNTAPVRSTICYIDGDEGILRYRGYPIEELAESSSFVEVAYLLMYGNLPTQSQLASWEFAISQHSAVPQGLLDIIQSMPHDAHPMGVLASAMSTLSVFHPDANPALRGQDLYKSKQVRDKQIVRVLGKAPTIAAAAYLRLAGRPPILPSNTLSYSENFLYMLDSLGNKSYKPNPRLARALDILFILHAEHEMNCSTAAVRHLASSGVDVFTALSGGVGALYGPLHGGANEAVLKMLNEIGSVENIPDFIEGVKNRKRKMSGFGHRVYKNYDPRAKVIRKLAEEVFSIVGRDPLIEVAIALEKAALSDEYFIKRKLYPNVDFYSGLIYRAMGFPTEFFPVLFAIPRMAGWLAHWKESLDDPDTKIMRPQQVYTGVWLRHYTPVRERVPPSQSEELGKIATSNATRRRRAGSAL